In one window of Dermochelys coriacea isolate rDerCor1 chromosome 3, rDerCor1.pri.v4, whole genome shotgun sequence DNA:
- the LOC119852617 gene encoding interleukin-17F-like: MHQFRSLLLMLILVLQAKNSAYGKAVQTGFNTERGTDEKKSDDCPPQKDSRFPLSVKVDINISSTKHATKVGHDVNNRSMSPWDYSINEDPNRFPQVIAQAKCRHYSCVDSTGQEDYSMNSIPIQHEILVLQREQRGCQHTYRLEKQLVTVGCTCARPIIHYL; encoded by the exons TTCCGTTCACTGCTGTTAATGCTGATCCTGGTGCTCCAGGCGAAGAATTCAGCCTATGGAAAGGCAGTACAGACTGGATTCAACACAGAGAGAGGCACTGATGAGAAAAAGAGTGATGACTGCCCTCCCCAAAAAGATTCCAGATTCCCTCTTAGTGTGAAAGTTGACATAAACATCAGTAGCACAAAGCATGCTACCAAAGTGGGTCATGATGTCAATAACCGGTCTATGTCTCCCTGGGATTACAG CATTAATGAAGATCCCAACCGATTCCCCCAAGTGATCGCTCAGGCCAAGTGCCGCCATTACAGCTGTGTGGACTCCACCGGACAGGAGGACTACAGCATGAACTCCATCCCCATCCAACATGAGATCCTTGTTCTCCAAAGGGAGCAGAGAGGCTGCCAGCACACATACCGGCTGGAGAAACAGCTGGTCACTGTGGGCTGTACCTGTGCCAGGCCCATCATCCACTACCTGTAG